The following proteins are encoded in a genomic region of Brachypodium distachyon strain Bd21 chromosome 1, Brachypodium_distachyon_v3.0, whole genome shotgun sequence:
- the LOC100839186 gene encoding arabinogalactan peptide 16-like: MAATWTSVGLVAVAVLVVGIAMPASAAGQPPAPAPSSDGTSIDQGIAYVLMLVALVLTYLIHPLDATSPYKLF, from the exons ATGGCGGCGACATGGACCTCCGTGGGcctggtggcggtggcagtGCTGGTGGTGGGCATCGCAATGCCGGCTTCCGCCGCCGGGcagccgcccgcgcccgcgccttcCAGCGACG GCACATCGATTGACCAGGGGATCGCATATGTGCTGATGCTGGTGGCCCTTGTGCTCACTTACCTCATTCATCCATTGGACGCTACCTCTCCATACAAGCTCTTCTAA